A window of the Macrobrachium rosenbergii isolate ZJJX-2024 chromosome 13, ASM4041242v1, whole genome shotgun sequence genome harbors these coding sequences:
- the LOC136844821 gene encoding uncharacterized protein: MYEELETPEGERKIHGIAKSRDKNTKNCFHIKQVKDGNGAVLCNEDKIKKGWKEHYEHLLNEENHRKYLEDGFQNLGTAHTISRKKVKKALKKMKNGKAIGPDRIPEEVWKGLGEEGIDMLWDLAKKI, encoded by the coding sequence ATGTACGAAGaactggaaacacctgagggtgAGAGAAAAATTCACGGAATTGCAAAGTCgcgggacaagaacaccaaaaacTGCTttcatataaaacaggttaaggatgggaatggagcaGTTTTATGCAatgaggataagataaagaagggGTGGAAAGAacattatgaacacctgttaaatgaagaaaatcatagaaaataccttgaagatggattccagaaccttggtacggcgcatactattagcaggaagaaagtaaagaaggcactaaagaagatgaaaaatggtaaagcaataggaccagatagAATTCCTGAAGAGGTGTGGAAGGGCctaggagaagaaggaatagacatgctgtgggacctagcaaagaaaatatag